A genomic stretch from Hydrogenimonas urashimensis includes:
- a CDS encoding ABC transporter permease, with protein MIDLAFKDIAHAKLKFLVTAMGVGMLLGIVLIMVGVYRGMVIDAQVLLDDTGADLWIVQQDTLGPFAQSSRIHEDLKNTLRAQPGIDKTAAMAYMGFQVRIPGGEMKRIYSVGYDPFGAICPINPKRLVAGRPIAKAHYETVVAKKLGFKLGDKIPMGRDLYTVVGITKGAVSSGGEPLIYLSLKDAQKLQFLYSNARIRNDRARGMNVQADQHLVNAIVATLKPGYNPDTVAENIRRWKHLSVYTDAQERWVLTVNVIEMAKKQIGMFTVILIVVSIIIIALIIYTMTLEKIKEIAIMKLVGIPNAMITTMIVKETLALGVLAFLFANLFAHSIWDKFPKRVVLERPDAWGLFAVVLVASILASLFGVFKAIRADERQAIGG; from the coding sequence GTGATCGATCTCGCTTTCAAAGATATCGCCCACGCTAAGCTCAAATTCCTCGTCACCGCCATGGGGGTGGGGATGCTGCTGGGTATCGTGCTCATCATGGTCGGAGTCTACCGGGGGATGGTCATCGACGCCCAGGTGCTGCTCGACGACACCGGCGCCGACCTCTGGATCGTCCAGCAGGATACCCTGGGCCCCTTCGCCCAGAGCTCCCGGATCCACGAAGACCTAAAAAACACCCTCCGCGCCCAGCCCGGCATCGACAAGACCGCCGCCATGGCCTACATGGGCTTTCAGGTCCGCATACCCGGTGGAGAGATGAAGCGGATCTACAGCGTCGGCTACGACCCCTTCGGCGCCATCTGCCCCATCAACCCCAAGCGCCTCGTCGCCGGCCGCCCCATCGCCAAAGCCCACTACGAGACGGTGGTTGCCAAAAAGCTCGGCTTCAAACTCGGCGACAAGATCCCCATGGGGCGTGACCTCTATACCGTGGTCGGCATCACCAAAGGGGCCGTCTCCTCCGGCGGGGAACCGCTGATCTATCTGAGCCTCAAGGATGCCCAGAAATTGCAGTTTCTCTACTCCAACGCCCGCATACGAAACGACCGGGCCAGAGGCATGAACGTCCAGGCTGACCAACACCTGGTCAACGCCATCGTCGCCACCTTGAAACCCGGCTACAACCCCGACACCGTGGCAGAAAATATCCGCCGATGGAAGCATCTGAGCGTCTACACCGACGCCCAGGAGCGCTGGGTGCTCACCGTCAACGTCATCGAAATGGCCAAAAAGCAGATTGGGATGTTCACCGTCATCCTCATCGTGGTCTCCATCATCATCATCGCCCTGATCATCTATACGATGACCCTGGAGAAGATCAAGGAGATCGCCATCATGAAGCTGGTGGGCATTCCCAACGCCATGATCACCACCATGATCGTCAAGGAGACCCTGGCATTGGGCGTGCTCGCCTTTCTCTTCGCCAATCTATTCGCCCATTCCATCTGGGACAAGTTCCCCAAACGGGTGGTGCTGGAACGGCCGGACGCCTGGGGGCTCTTCGCCGTGGTGCTCGTCGCATCGATCCTGGCTAGCCTCTTCGGCGTCTTCAAGGCGATCCGCGCGGATGAACGGCAGGCGATTGGGGGATGA
- a CDS encoding ABC transporter ATP-binding protein has translation MSNNRNDVGIRVENLTKIFGKGDTEVHVLDNASMEVKKGEFAALVAPSGAGKTTLLMMIGCVEKPTSGKIWLGEELVWDEDHWSVRDPRRIRREKLGFIFQAHYLIPFLNILENVILIPTTNGMPRKAAEQKAMELLDYFDIGDKAHAMPSQLSGGQNQRAAIARALSNDPRIVLADEPTAALDMTRAVNVVKMLRKIAKERNVAIIMVTHDARLLSYCDKILSIENRKIVTKTQVAEEFV, from the coding sequence GTGAGTAATAATAGAAACGATGTCGGCATTCGCGTCGAGAATCTGACCAAAATCTTCGGCAAAGGGGATACGGAGGTCCATGTTCTCGACAATGCCTCCATGGAGGTCAAGAAGGGGGAGTTCGCCGCGCTCGTGGCTCCCAGCGGGGCCGGGAAGACGACGCTTTTGATGATGATCGGCTGCGTGGAGAAGCCAACCAGCGGCAAAATCTGGCTGGGTGAGGAGCTGGTCTGGGACGAGGACCACTGGAGCGTCCGAGATCCCCGACGCATCCGGCGGGAAAAGCTGGGCTTCATCTTTCAGGCGCATTACCTGATTCCCTTTCTGAATATCCTCGAAAACGTTATCCTCATCCCTACCACCAACGGCATGCCCCGCAAAGCCGCCGAACAAAAAGCGATGGAGTTACTGGACTATTTCGACATCGGCGACAAAGCCCACGCCATGCCCAGCCAACTCTCCGGCGGCCAGAACCAGCGCGCCGCCATCGCCAGAGCTCTCTCCAACGATCCCCGGATCGTCCTGGCCGATGAACCCACCGCCGCGTTGGACATGACCCGTGCGGTCAACGTCGTCAAAATGCTGCGTAAAATCGCCAAAGAGCGCAACGTGGCCATCATCATGGTCACCCACGACGCTAGGCTCCTGTCCTACTGCGACAAGATCCTCTCCATCGAGAACCGCAAAATCGTCACCAAAACCCAGGTGGCCGAGGAGTTTGTTTAA
- a CDS encoding TonB-dependent receptor, translated as MKKSFLLLSLAAVWAMADETLAPVSVVAVGEEEPVIQQPLSVSVKKKKEIELDQVIFQKDLFNSLSGVRIEQTGSVFGHMTSIRMPINTGPYYLFTQDGIPVQSSGFFNHNGLAYTSFDSASSVEVLKGAGTALYGSDAVAAVVDVQTLQAPAKKPEAKVSVRGGSDQYASGYVEASAPIDEDSGIRANVNYVYSGGWRDHTQAYRMAGNFRYDTPIGENNVLKLLLNATKTDAEQADSFNDYKNIEDGSTAASDDPDYFKALQKTDVRRKFDFARISAEWSNYSIEDLEVVVTPYIRYNRNRYVATWQPNLPSNDNELTTFGLVQRNNWDLGRGRIIFGFDTEYTKSSLEYTQDFDITTTGWKPKTYVAGPLYDYDVDYFAIAPYLHGELDVTSTVRLTAGLRYDYNRYEYTNNLEPDSVDPSGTYFRPADRTDSFNHLSPKVALSYMPSPAFNLYARYANGFRIPQASRLYSMKAGYENVRLDPETSDTYEVGLKTLFNDHLFVDIAAYYMSIDDTIIRYKTENGDYYYDNGGASIHKGIELTTAYEISKAWRIKLAYAYSRHNYDNDPKYGDNELQQAPNHTGNLRVFYKPPVFPGLEVMGEYVYVGSWWLDDDHEAGKYKGYRLGNLKATYRMNDRLKLFAKIDNITDEKYAVMARYAYGKTDYTPGSPAQGYLGIEYQW; from the coding sequence ATGAAGAAAAGCTTTCTGCTGCTCTCTCTGGCTGCCGTATGGGCCATGGCAGATGAAACACTTGCACCGGTGAGTGTCGTCGCTGTAGGGGAAGAGGAGCCAGTCATCCAGCAACCGCTCAGTGTCTCCGTCAAAAAGAAAAAAGAGATCGAGCTCGATCAGGTGATATTCCAGAAAGATCTTTTCAATTCTCTCTCCGGTGTCCGCATCGAACAGACCGGGTCGGTCTTCGGGCATATGACCTCCATACGTATGCCGATCAATACCGGCCCCTACTACCTTTTCACTCAGGATGGCATTCCGGTACAGTCATCAGGGTTTTTCAACCATAACGGCTTGGCTTACACCAGTTTCGACAGCGCCTCTTCCGTTGAGGTTCTCAAAGGCGCAGGAACGGCCCTTTATGGATCGGACGCCGTCGCCGCCGTCGTCGATGTGCAGACACTCCAGGCACCTGCCAAAAAGCCGGAAGCGAAGGTATCGGTACGCGGCGGAAGCGACCAGTACGCCAGCGGCTACGTCGAAGCTTCTGCGCCCATCGACGAAGATAGCGGCATTCGGGCCAATGTCAACTACGTCTACAGCGGCGGATGGCGGGACCACACCCAGGCTTACCGGATGGCAGGCAATTTCCGCTATGACACACCAATCGGTGAAAACAACGTCCTCAAACTTCTGCTCAACGCCACCAAAACCGATGCCGAACAGGCCGACAGCTTCAACGACTATAAAAACATCGAAGACGGCTCCACCGCCGCCAGCGACGATCCGGACTATTTCAAAGCCCTGCAGAAAACCGACGTACGCCGTAAATTCGACTTCGCCCGTATCAGCGCGGAGTGGAGCAACTACAGCATCGAAGATCTGGAGGTGGTCGTCACCCCCTACATCCGCTACAACCGGAACCGCTACGTCGCCACTTGGCAACCCAATCTGCCGAGCAATGACAACGAATTGACAACGTTCGGCCTGGTGCAGCGCAACAACTGGGATTTGGGCCGGGGACGCATCATTTTCGGTTTCGATACCGAATATACCAAGTCCAGCCTCGAATATACCCAGGACTTCGATATCACCACAACGGGATGGAAACCAAAAACTTATGTAGCGGGTCCCCTCTACGACTACGATGTCGACTATTTCGCCATCGCCCCCTATCTGCATGGCGAACTCGATGTTACATCGACCGTGCGACTGACCGCGGGCCTACGCTACGACTACAACCGCTACGAGTACACGAACAATCTCGAACCCGACAGCGTTGATCCCTCCGGCACCTACTTCCGGCCGGCGGACCGCACCGACAGTTTCAACCACCTCAGCCCCAAAGTCGCCCTCAGCTACATGCCCTCACCGGCATTCAACCTCTATGCCCGCTACGCCAACGGCTTTCGCATTCCCCAAGCCTCCAGGCTCTACTCCATGAAAGCCGGTTATGAGAATGTCCGCCTCGATCCCGAAACCAGCGACACCTATGAAGTGGGATTGAAAACCCTTTTCAACGATCATCTCTTCGTCGACATCGCAGCCTACTACATGTCCATAGACGACACCATCATCCGCTACAAAACGGAGAATGGAGACTACTATTACGACAATGGCGGCGCAAGCATCCACAAAGGGATAGAGCTCACCACCGCCTACGAGATCTCCAAAGCGTGGCGTATCAAACTGGCCTACGCCTACTCGAGACACAATTACGACAACGACCCCAAATACGGCGACAACGAGCTGCAGCAGGCCCCCAACCATACGGGAAACCTGCGGGTCTTCTACAAGCCTCCCGTATTCCCGGGTCTGGAGGTGATGGGTGAATATGTCTACGTCGGCTCCTGGTGGCTCGACGACGACCATGAAGCGGGCAAATACAAAGGGTACCGACTCGGCAATCTCAAAGCGACCTACCGCATGAACGACCGACTCAAGCTCTTTGCTAAAATCGACAATATCACCGATGAAAAGTACGCCGTGATGGCCCGCTACGCCTACGGCAAAACGGACTATACCCCGGGCAGTCCGGCACAGGGATATCTGGGCATCGAGTACCAATGGTGA
- a CDS encoding PepSY-associated TM helix domain-containing protein, with protein MVKLHRWHRRLGLSAGAVLFLLGLTGFFLDHDQWRFLYTLRLPFSNHALEHAENRLFESYHIYKGNGPETVVCGKRGIFARRDGSSSYSLVLDRTCNALAQQNGTLYAATDDGIYTKNAKSGWKRLALAEKWVNAMALHGDRLFAAVDKSGLYLLDAKSGAILEKGSVHLNPDELGFPIKLSRFVRDLHYGRGLFEAPWSLWINDYGAWILLWLTIGGLVIWWRIKHKSGGKSTRRWIRWHANLWSVAAIVPLSILAITGLFLDHAGTLSGFMRSVTIPSVLLPPVYRSLQHDIWSVDYDGATYRIGNRYGIYISSDMRKWRLENRGFAYRLVRHHGTLYVSGMGAPNRILESQGYRPLPHTPHMFKSIVETTEGYPLFFSPHNPGVALPHFNDATLYSLLLTIHDGTFFAEWWKWVDDYAAVALLLLLATGVIRWWRKRFH; from the coding sequence ATGGTGAAACTTCACCGCTGGCACAGGCGACTGGGCCTGAGTGCCGGTGCCGTGCTTTTTCTGTTGGGGCTGACCGGTTTTTTTCTCGACCATGACCAGTGGCGTTTTCTCTATACGCTGCGCCTCCCTTTTTCGAACCACGCCCTGGAACATGCCGAAAACCGCCTCTTCGAAAGCTACCATATATACAAAGGAAACGGCCCTGAAACGGTCGTTTGCGGCAAACGGGGCATATTCGCGCGCCGGGACGGAAGTTCAAGCTATTCGCTGGTACTTGATCGTACCTGCAACGCTTTGGCCCAACAAAACGGCACACTCTACGCCGCCACCGACGACGGTATCTACACAAAAAATGCAAAAAGCGGCTGGAAACGGCTAGCGTTGGCCGAAAAATGGGTCAACGCGATGGCCCTTCACGGCGACAGACTATTCGCCGCGGTGGACAAAAGCGGCCTCTACCTCCTCGACGCGAAGAGCGGAGCTATTCTTGAGAAAGGAAGCGTCCATCTAAACCCCGATGAACTCGGTTTTCCCATCAAACTCTCCCGTTTCGTTAGGGACCTGCACTACGGCCGCGGGCTTTTCGAAGCCCCCTGGTCACTCTGGATCAACGACTACGGGGCATGGATACTGCTATGGCTAACGATCGGCGGACTTGTAATATGGTGGCGTATAAAACATAAAAGCGGAGGGAAAAGTACACGCCGCTGGATCCGTTGGCATGCCAATCTGTGGAGTGTCGCTGCGATCGTACCACTTTCGATACTCGCGATCACCGGCCTCTTTCTCGATCACGCGGGAACCCTTTCGGGCTTCATGCGCTCCGTCACCATCCCTTCCGTGCTGCTACCGCCGGTCTACCGCTCGCTGCAACACGATATCTGGTCGGTCGATTACGACGGAGCCACCTATCGCATCGGCAATCGCTACGGTATCTACATCAGTTCCGACATGCGGAAGTGGCGTTTGGAAAACAGAGGCTTCGCCTATCGACTGGTCCGCCATCATGGCACCCTCTACGTCAGCGGCATGGGGGCGCCCAACAGAATTTTAGAATCGCAAGGCTACAGGCCCCTGCCCCATACCCCCCATATGTTCAAAAGCATCGTCGAAACAACAGAGGGTTATCCCCTCTTCTTTTCACCCCACAACCCGGGTGTCGCACTGCCCCATTTCAACGACGCGACGCTCTACTCACTACTTCTGACGATCCATGACGGAACCTTTTTCGCCGAGTGGTGGAAATGGGTCGACGACTACGCCGCCGTCGCGTTGCTGCTGCTTCTGGCAACCGGGGTGATACGATGGTGGCGAAAACGTTTTCACTGA
- a CDS encoding HdeD family acid-resistance protein, whose protein sequence is MWQLWIDMDPETKERVAKNAKVAGIILALIGLVGIIFPGLMSVAVVFFVAWMMLFGGLMTGYFTWMSDRSDWLGWLKTFVLVITALLLIFKPLPGIAAVGLLLAIYFFFDSFGNMALAFAMKPAKGWWMWLLNGLLSLVLAIIFLVGWPFSSLYLVGLFVGISLLFDGIILITLGSYLKKSE, encoded by the coding sequence ATGTGGCAACTATGGATTGACATGGACCCGGAGACAAAGGAGAGAGTCGCAAAGAATGCGAAAGTGGCAGGGATTATCCTCGCGTTGATCGGCCTGGTAGGGATCATCTTCCCCGGCCTGATGTCGGTGGCGGTCGTCTTTTTCGTCGCCTGGATGATGTTGTTTGGCGGCCTGATGACCGGCTACTTCACTTGGATGAGTGACCGAAGCGACTGGCTGGGATGGCTCAAAACCTTCGTACTCGTCATCACGGCCCTTCTGCTCATCTTCAAACCGCTCCCCGGCATCGCCGCCGTAGGTCTGCTGCTGGCCATCTACTTCTTTTTCGACTCTTTTGGCAACATGGCCCTCGCTTTTGCGATGAAACCGGCCAAAGGGTGGTGGATGTGGCTGCTCAACGGCCTTCTATCCCTCGTGCTCGCTATCATTTTCCTCGTAGGATGGCCCTTCTCCTCCCTCTACCTGGTAGGGCTCTTCGTCGGAATCAGCCTGCTGTTCGACGGCATTATACTCATCACCCTGGGCAGCTACCTGAAAAAAAGCGAATGA
- a CDS encoding aldolase — MFAKYLPADVPAEKEGVFLENFEKSTGGSGRLMLFAGDQKVEHLNNDFHGEGIPEEDNDPEHMFRIASRAKIGVFATQFGLISRYGREYRNVPYLVKLNSKTNLVPYEAKDPYSQQWLEVGDVARFRESSGLDIRGVGYTVYLGGEHEHAMLREAARIVHEAHEHGMLAVLWMYPKGPYVKNQHDPHLIAGAAGVAACLGADFAKVKVSYATDGEADAALLQEATQAAGRTGVLCEGGSKIDESVFLRQLYDQIHIGRSRGNGTGRNIHQRPLEEAVKMADAIYAITCENRSVEDAVKILKN, encoded by the coding sequence ATGTTCGCAAAATATCTCCCGGCCGACGTACCGGCGGAAAAAGAGGGCGTTTTTCTTGAAAATTTTGAAAAGAGTACCGGCGGCAGCGGGCGGTTGATGCTCTTTGCTGGCGACCAGAAGGTGGAACATCTCAACAACGATTTCCATGGGGAGGGAATCCCCGAAGAGGACAACGACCCGGAGCATATGTTCCGGATCGCGTCCCGGGCGAAGATCGGGGTTTTTGCGACCCAGTTCGGGTTGATTTCCCGCTATGGGCGGGAGTACCGCAATGTCCCGTACCTGGTGAAACTCAACTCCAAAACGAATCTGGTCCCCTACGAAGCCAAAGACCCCTATTCCCAGCAGTGGCTGGAAGTGGGGGATGTGGCCCGTTTCCGCGAAAGCAGCGGCCTGGATATCCGCGGTGTCGGTTATACGGTCTATCTGGGCGGCGAGCATGAGCATGCCATGTTGCGCGAAGCGGCACGAATCGTACACGAAGCGCATGAACACGGCATGCTGGCGGTGCTTTGGATGTATCCCAAAGGGCCCTATGTCAAAAACCAGCACGATCCCCACCTGATCGCCGGAGCGGCGGGCGTGGCCGCCTGTCTGGGTGCCGACTTCGCCAAGGTCAAGGTGTCCTATGCCACAGACGGTGAAGCGGACGCGGCGTTGCTGCAGGAGGCGACCCAGGCGGCGGGACGTACCGGTGTATTGTGCGAAGGGGGATCCAAGATCGATGAGAGCGTCTTCCTCCGCCAGTTGTACGATCAGATACATATCGGCCGCAGCCGTGGCAACGGCACGGGACGCAACATTCACCAGCGTCCGTTGGAAGAAGCGGTGAAGATGGCCGATGCCATTTATGCGATCACCTGCGAAAACCGCAGTGTCGAAGACGCAGTGAAAATTTTAAAAAACTGA
- the ppsA gene encoding phosphoenolpyruvate synthase: MSTYVRWFSEIGIEDVPEVGGKNASLGEMYRNLTQEGVRVPNGFAVTATAYRHYLQANRLEEKLHGYLDGLDYDNVEALQKAGEACRKAIIESEIPDDLKEEIVANYAKLKEEYGENLSLAVRSSATAEDSPEASFAGQNDTYLNIQGDEALLDAYKRCLASNFTDRSLHYKHDNHFDWAKVYLSVVVMKMVRSDKGASGVMFSLDTETGFKDVVFINAAWGLGENVVQGTIDPDSFYVHKPTYEKGFRAVLKRRLGSKELKMVFTDTLNTDNIAVEYTKNIETTPEERSRFCISDDDVMVLADYAIKVERHYSEKAGYHKPMDMEWAKDGEDGHLYMVQARPETVESQKKGDILEIYHLKERGRVLVTGRAVGTKIGQGKVRYIPDVKHLDQFQPGEVLVADTTTPDWEPVMKTAAAIVTNKGGRTCHAAIVSRELGIPAVVGAEGATKILETGQDVTVSCAEGESGFVYEGILPFEIEKVDLSGLPKPKTEIMMNLGNPDQAFSLASLPVDGIGLARMEFIINEYIKAHPMALRHPEKVDDATREQLETLSRAYDDMVDFFVKTLSEGVATIAAAVYPNPCVVRMSDFKTNEYATLTGGKFFEPEEDNPMIGFRGAARYSHPAYEEGFALECAAMKRAREVIGMENIILMIPFCRRVEEGKKVVETMAKYGLKKGEKGLKIYVMCEIPNNVIQIDAFSEIFDGFSIGSNDLTQLTLGVDRDSEIVAFDYDERDPGVLKMIELAVEGCQRNHRHSGICGQAPSDYPEVAEFLVKLGIDSMSLNPDSVLRTIRDVVKLEEKLGRK, encoded by the coding sequence ATGAGCACGTATGTCAGATGGTTCAGTGAAATCGGTATCGAAGATGTTCCCGAAGTAGGAGGCAAAAACGCATCGCTGGGAGAGATGTACCGCAACCTCACCCAAGAAGGCGTCAGGGTGCCCAACGGCTTCGCTGTCACGGCCACGGCATACCGACACTATCTTCAGGCCAACCGCCTCGAAGAGAAACTTCACGGATACCTTGACGGACTCGACTATGACAATGTGGAGGCGCTGCAGAAAGCGGGCGAGGCGTGTCGCAAAGCGATCATCGAATCCGAAATACCCGACGACCTGAAAGAGGAGATTGTCGCCAATTACGCGAAACTCAAAGAGGAATACGGTGAAAATCTCTCTCTGGCGGTTCGCTCTTCCGCCACGGCGGAGGACTCTCCCGAAGCCTCCTTCGCCGGGCAGAACGACACCTACCTGAACATCCAAGGCGACGAGGCGCTGCTGGATGCCTACAAACGTTGCCTCGCTTCCAACTTCACCGACCGCAGCCTCCACTACAAGCACGACAACCACTTCGACTGGGCCAAAGTCTACCTGAGTGTGGTGGTCATGAAAATGGTGCGTTCCGACAAAGGGGCCAGCGGCGTCATGTTCAGCCTCGATACCGAGACGGGATTCAAAGACGTGGTCTTCATCAACGCGGCGTGGGGCTTGGGGGAGAATGTCGTGCAGGGGACCATCGATCCCGACAGTTTTTATGTTCACAAACCGACCTACGAAAAGGGCTTCCGTGCCGTTTTGAAGCGGCGCCTTGGGAGCAAAGAGCTCAAAATGGTCTTCACCGACACTCTCAATACCGACAATATCGCGGTCGAATACACCAAGAACATCGAAACGACACCCGAAGAACGCAGCCGTTTTTGTATCAGCGACGACGACGTGATGGTGCTGGCCGATTACGCCATCAAGGTCGAACGCCACTACTCCGAAAAAGCGGGGTACCACAAGCCGATGGATATGGAGTGGGCCAAAGATGGTGAAGACGGGCATCTTTACATGGTGCAGGCCCGTCCGGAGACTGTCGAATCCCAGAAAAAAGGCGACATTCTGGAGATCTACCATCTCAAAGAGCGGGGCAGGGTCCTGGTGACCGGCCGCGCTGTGGGTACCAAGATCGGCCAGGGCAAAGTCCGCTATATTCCTGACGTGAAACATCTAGACCAGTTCCAGCCAGGCGAAGTCCTGGTGGCCGACACGACGACCCCCGACTGGGAGCCGGTGATGAAAACCGCCGCGGCCATCGTCACCAACAAAGGGGGCCGCACCTGTCACGCCGCGATTGTGAGCCGGGAACTGGGCATTCCCGCCGTCGTCGGTGCCGAAGGGGCGACCAAGATCCTCGAAACGGGCCAGGATGTCACCGTCAGCTGTGCCGAAGGGGAGAGTGGATTCGTTTATGAAGGCATCCTGCCCTTCGAGATTGAGAAGGTGGACTTAAGCGGCCTGCCCAAGCCCAAAACCGAGATCATGATGAACCTGGGCAACCCGGACCAGGCCTTCAGCCTCGCCTCTTTGCCGGTGGACGGTATCGGCCTGGCGCGGATGGAGTTCATCATCAACGAATATATCAAAGCGCACCCGATGGCGCTGAGGCATCCCGAAAAGGTCGACGACGCCACCCGCGAACAGCTGGAAACTTTGAGCCGCGCGTATGACGATATGGTGGATTTCTTCGTCAAAACCCTCTCCGAGGGGGTCGCCACCATCGCCGCGGCGGTCTACCCCAACCCCTGCGTCGTACGGATGAGTGACTTCAAAACCAACGAATACGCCACGCTCACGGGCGGAAAGTTCTTCGAGCCCGAAGAGGACAACCCGATGATCGGCTTCCGCGGCGCGGCCCGCTACAGCCATCCCGCTTACGAAGAGGGCTTCGCCCTGGAGTGCGCGGCGATGAAGCGTGCCCGAGAGGTGATCGGAATGGAGAACATCATCCTGATGATCCCCTTCTGCCGCCGTGTCGAAGAGGGTAAAAAGGTGGTCGAGACCATGGCCAAATATGGCCTGAAAAAAGGGGAGAAGGGTCTCAAAATCTACGTCATGTGCGAAATTCCCAACAACGTCATCCAGATCGACGCTTTCAGTGAAATCTTCGACGGTTTCAGCATCGGATCCAACGACCTGACCCAGCTGACCCTGGGCGTCGACCGCGACAGCGAAATCGTCGCCTTCGACTACGACGAGCGGGACCCCGGCGTACTGAAGATGATCGAGCTGGCCGTCGAAGGGTGTCAGCGCAACCATCGCCACAGCGGCATCTGCGGCCAGGCACCCAGCGACTACCCGGAAGTGGCGGAGTTTCTGGTGAAGCTTGGCATCGACTCCATGAGCCTCAACCCCGACAGCGTTCTTCGCACGATTCGGGATGTGGTGAAGCTGGAGGAGAAGCTGGGACGCAAATGA
- a CDS encoding TIGR00730 family Rossman fold protein produces the protein MKKTGRKRWHELPWQHPKPKSEDPKALKLVQQLMNSPSYRLAEEDPEFLRIHETRGVRLELDYLKPELIMTDLDVQHTIVVFGSARIKERKTALAHFKTVQKKLDADPDNVKLLAELREAERMVEMSTYYDDARRFGRMIGEAGTGPEDNRVILMTGGGPGIMEAANRGAYDVGAKTIGLNINLPHEQYPNPYISPELCFQFHYFAIRKLHFMLRAQALVAYPGGFGTLDELFEVLTLVQTRKNPEIPVVLVGHRYWKRIIDFDVLVEEGMIAPEDLEIFTIVENAEEAFKHIIGWHTERKTHLYRVYTEGEKPQHGKVR, from the coding sequence ATGAAAAAAACCGGGCGAAAAAGGTGGCATGAACTGCCCTGGCAGCATCCTAAACCGAAATCGGAAGATCCGAAAGCATTGAAGCTTGTTCAACAGCTGATGAACTCACCATCCTACCGGCTGGCGGAAGAAGATCCGGAATTTCTCAGAATCCACGAGACCCGTGGAGTGAGACTGGAGTTGGATTATCTAAAACCCGAACTTATCATGACGGACCTGGATGTGCAGCATACGATCGTGGTGTTCGGGAGTGCGCGCATCAAGGAACGCAAAACCGCACTCGCACACTTCAAAACGGTGCAGAAAAAACTCGATGCCGATCCGGACAATGTCAAACTTCTGGCCGAACTGCGCGAAGCGGAGCGGATGGTGGAAATGAGCACCTATTACGACGATGCCCGCCGTTTTGGCCGGATGATCGGCGAAGCGGGGACGGGTCCTGAAGACAACCGGGTCATTCTGATGACTGGCGGCGGTCCGGGTATCATGGAAGCAGCCAACCGAGGTGCTTACGATGTGGGAGCGAAAACCATCGGCCTCAATATCAATCTGCCCCATGAGCAGTATCCCAACCCCTACATCTCCCCGGAACTCTGTTTCCAGTTCCACTATTTCGCGATTCGAAAACTCCATTTCATGCTTCGTGCCCAGGCACTGGTGGCCTATCCCGGTGGATTCGGAACATTGGATGAGCTGTTCGAAGTATTGACGCTTGTGCAGACCCGCAAGAATCCGGAAATTCCTGTCGTTCTCGTGGGCCATCGCTACTGGAAGAGGATCATCGATTTCGATGTACTCGTCGAAGAGGGGATGATAGCCCCCGAAGATCTGGAGATATTCACGATTGTCGAGAATGCCGAAGAGGCATTCAAGCACATCATCGGCTGGCATACAGAAAGAAAGACGCACCTCTATCGCGTCTACACGGAAGGAGAGAAACCGCAACATGGAAAAGTGCGATAA
- the ppk2 gene encoding polyphosphate kinase 2 has product MNKRIYKKTLYRLQVELVKFQRHVIEKDLKVCVVFEGRDAAGKDGTIKRFTEHLSPREARIVALGKPSDRDRKSWYFQRYVPHLPSGGEIVFFNRSWYNRAGVEKVMGFCTKKEHRLFMKEVGSFEQMLTHSEMLFFKYYLDISKKEQKKRLEERRKDPLKQWKLSPIDQQAQRLWKEYSKARDEMFAKTSFVFAPWHVVHSDDKKTARIHVMKHFLAHVEYPGKNAELLVYDTDVVCEFDPVCYEKGLIAP; this is encoded by the coding sequence ATGAACAAAAGGATTTACAAAAAAACGCTTTACCGTTTGCAGGTGGAGCTGGTCAAATTCCAGCGCCATGTGATCGAAAAGGATCTAAAAGTATGCGTCGTTTTCGAAGGACGGGACGCCGCGGGAAAGGATGGGACGATCAAACGCTTCACGGAGCATCTGAGTCCCCGCGAGGCACGTATCGTCGCATTGGGGAAACCGAGCGACCGTGACAGGAAGTCGTGGTATTTCCAGCGGTACGTTCCCCATCTGCCAAGCGGCGGGGAGATCGTCTTTTTCAACCGCAGCTGGTACAACAGGGCAGGGGTCGAGAAGGTGATGGGGTTCTGCACGAAAAAAGAGCACAGGCTCTTCATGAAAGAGGTAGGAAGTTTCGAACAGATGCTGACCCACTCGGAGATGCTTTTTTTCAAGTACTACCTCGACATCTCCAAAAAAGAGCAGAAAAAACGGCTCGAAGAGCGTCGAAAAGATCCTCTCAAACAGTGGAAACTGAGTCCCATCGACCAGCAGGCCCAGAGACTGTGGAAAGAGTACTCCAAAGCCAGAGACGAAATGTTCGCCAAAACCTCTTTTGTCTTCGCCCCTTGGCATGTGGTCCACAGCGATGACAAAAAAACGGCGCGCATCCACGTGATGAAACACTTTCTCGCCCATGTGGAGTACCCTGGCAAAAACGCCGAACTGCTGGTATACGATACCGATGTGGTGTGCGAATTTGATCCCGTCTGTTACGAAAAAGGACTCATCGCGCCATAG